A window of Castanea sativa cultivar Marrone di Chiusa Pesio chromosome 8, ASM4071231v1 genomic DNA:
TAGTCAATTTTCCagataatattttctaaaagatAAGGAAATGTTATCTACCGAAACAATCAAACAGAAAATACATTTGATCTTTAGAATTCGGAAAGTTACATGTTGGAGCTCAAAGTAACAACGTACTCTTgaaaaatcattaaataaaaactctCAAGTACATAGAAAtcggaaaaaaaggaaaaagaaaaaagcttcaTCACAGATTGGTCTTAATACGCATCGCACAGGAAAAGGTGGAAATTATTTGAAAGAACTCAGAATCGATTTCGACCGTTCACCCAAACTCAGCAAAATCACGCGGCACTAGAAAAATGGAACCCACCTAACAAGCATTTTCTCATACACCATGAACTCCCTTCGTGAGAATGAATGCGACCAAAACAACTTCAATGGACACCAATACTCCATGCCCACTGATACTTACTGGGCTGGACTCGTTCACTTTGGTAGAATCAGACTGagactcatcatcattgtcCTTAGGCGTTGACAATAATGTTGGTGCAGGGGCTGGTGCCTTATGCTTCTTAGGCTTAGGATTAAAAATGTCAAGAGGTAGAAGCACTTTCTCCACTTGATATATATCAAGCTGGTTATCCGAATACACAGTTCCACCCAACGTGGTATTAACAAGACCAGTAGAGATGTTCACTTGGTTGCCAGCAGTCATTACGCTTAGTGGGAACTCACCGTCACTAGTATCTCCAGCCTCTGTGGGCACTGGATTGCTCAGAGTTTGGAAATTTGACAGACTAATGACTGTGTTTAATATGTGAAATTGTACTAGTTGGGTCTTTTGTAGGTCGGACAAAGAGTTTATAGTGCCCGCTTTGAGGTTCGAAAATGCAGCATCAGTAGGAGCAAACATAGTAAACCCATTATTTGAATTGTTAAGCTGGCCGTATAATTGGTCAGAAACTCCGGTACTTTTTAAGAGACGAATAAAGATTGAGAACCCACTGGTCTTTCCAAGGATTTTGGTGACATCAGGGACACTTTTCTGTGTTGGCGGGACCTTGGCAGATTGGACTGGGGCTGGGGCCTTGGCAGGCTGAACTACAGGCGGAGTGGCAGGCTGTACTGGAGCATTTGCAGGCTGGACTGGAGCATTTGCTGGCTGGGCTGGAGCTGCGGCGGGCTGGCCTAAAGTTGTGATGCAATGTAAGAGAAATACAAGTAAAATTGGGAGGGAGAAGAGAATCTGTTTTGCCATCTTTGAAgttatttttgttgtgtggAGGACTGTTTTGTATTGATGGGAAGTTTTGAAATGCAAGAGTGGTGCTTGCACTTGCACTTGCACTTGCACTTGCAGAAATGTTTGATATGTGTTGGAGGGAAGAGAGGGCTTTTATTATGGCTGGGAGACGGTGCAATTAGGTGAAAGGGCTCACTTCTAGTTACAAAATCTAAGTTGTTTGCAGCTAATCTGTCTTGGAAAGGTAGAGGAAAGAATGGATAAAATGatagattttgttgttttaggcttttagcAACTAGTTTGCTTGGGAAGGCAGGAAAAAAGATAGGGGATCTCAATTGTGTGAGCGGGAAAATAAAGATGCTTGTCATAGCTTGTGCTTTCACAATCACAGATAATTATTCTTAGCCATGAAAATCATTTGTTTTCTACAACCTATGGAGGAAGTTGTAAACAAAAGATAGTATTAGGAGGCACCACAAAAGGAGTACTATCATTGGCCTATCACTTGAATCCCATCACCCCTCCCCCATTATTTatctatccaaaaataaataaaaattactctTGTTTCTGGTTAATTCCTCAAACAGAGTAAACTTCAACACTATTCTTCCATTTGCAATTAGTTGTAATATGATGTATTTTgagttaatattttttgtttttgcagaTAAAAGAGTTAAAATACAGGATTATAATCATTAATTAATGTCCATTTCAGTCCTAGCTACAtatccaaattttcaattttttgtttggaattttGATTAATGAGACACTCCATCTTCCTCAACAAGCTAGAATCCCCCAATTTTCATCCCAATCTCAGTTCAATCCAAATGTAAGTGCAAACAATTCTGGTGCTTTTTTACCAACCGGGTTTAATTAAATGAGTTTGCGAGATTCGGTTCCAATTGCATCTATgaaaaatgaatgaataaaaTGAGAGATTTTGTGGTTTTAGCAGCTAGTTGGCTTCGGGAAGGCAGGAAAAAGCGGAGGGatctcaaattctcaattaATCTGAAGTAGATGTAGATAAAGATGTAAATGATTGCTTTGCTTTCACAGACGGAATAAGATGAGCGTGGATGGAACGTGGGAGGAAGGATTTAGCGATCAAAGGCCAAGGGCCAGACCCTCCCTAAAGTTACGTGCTGTagcaattatttttattgcagtatattttatttatttatttattagttgcgGATCCGCATGTACATGTGCAACATGTTGTAcaagatatttttattttggggtctcattaaatttatttttaataaaatttggacTAATGAGATAAAgagcaatttttcttttataatcatattttcatttattacaGAAACAACTgcaaatgtaatatatattatttttgttgtaccaaaatgaaaacaatacaatcatatttagaaatttaaaaggTAACTTAactaaaatattcattctttaaTAAAACTTATTGATAAGATTTTGTGTATTATTAAAAAGTACATAGAATTTGGaacttattttttcaattttgaacaAACTTTCTCTACCTAATTTTTCTaccctacaatccaaaacaccaaaaaacatatctcaaaatttaaaaatggcaaaaatccaaaattgacCATCTAACTTTCagcatttttcatttcagtcctctaactttcagttttgtcatttcaatcttgtaattttcaattcttGTCAATTCAGTACTCCGTTAGACCTCAGTTACCTACTGCCGTTAAGTGAGccaaaacgacgtcgttttggctcattttttttaaaattttgtaattaaaaaaattaagaaaaatgttattaaaaaagaaaacattcatttttttcttagtttctcTCTCATCGGACTCTCTCTCGCTTTCTcattctctatctctctctctcacaatgCCATGGTGCAAGGCCTCACCGCTGCCGCCGGCCTCCACCCACAACCTTCAGGCTGGcctctaaaaaaaacatttagaaaGACCTTCTGAATCGATCCTCTAAATCCAAAACTAACCCGACTTGACTCCAGATCCCCCTCCTCCGTCGCCCCAGTCCCCTGTGGCTGGAGCCTGAGTCCATTTCCCCAACTCAAAACACGTGATCAAAGTGTTCGTCGATGGGTACTCCGTGAAAGTCCCAAAGGGCATGACGGTCCTTCATGCATGTGAAATCGTTGGCGTCGATATCCCTCGATTCTACTACCACAGTCGCCTCTCCATCGCTGGAAACTGTCGCATATGCCTCGTCGAGGTTGAGAAAACGCCCAAACCCATTGCCTTTTGTGCCATGCCCACTCTTCCcaatttgttttctctctctctttcttctcactCTTCTTGCCGTTGCCGACCCAGACGGACTCTCCCTTCTTCCCCCAAAATTAGCAGTTTAGGGCTGTGGTCAGTACTACCTAGATTATGAAGGAGATGATCATAGGATTTTGGATATGAAGTTTAAGTTTAAGATTATGGGGGAGAGGGTATGAGattattttctttgcttttaGATTTTGGTGGAGCGAGGGTATGAGACTTTGGGTTTCAGATTTTGGTGGAGTGAgtgatgaagagagagagatggagaggtGGAGGTCGACGGTGGCAAGGACGTTGTGGGTGGAGGCCGGCGGCGGTGGTGAGGCCTTGCACCACGgctttgtgagagagagagagagagagagagagagagagagagagagaacgagaaagcgagagagaaaatgagaaaaaaatgaatgttttttttttaataatagtttttttaatttttttttaattacaaattaaaaaaaaaaa
This region includes:
- the LOC142608093 gene encoding fasciclin-like arabinogalactan protein 12, which produces MAKQILFSLPILLVFLLHCITTLGQPAAAPAQPANAPVQPANAPVQPATPPVVQPAKAPAPVQSAKVPPTQKSVPDVTKILGKTSGFSIFIRLLKSTGVSDQLYGQLNNSNNGFTMFAPTDAAFSNLKAGTINSLSDLQKTQLVQFHILNTVISLSNFQTLSNPVPTEAGDTSDGEFPLSVMTAGNQVNISTGLVNTTLGGTVYSDNQLDIYQVEKVLLPLDIFNPKPKKHKAPAPAPTLLSTPKDNDDESQSDSTKVNESSPVSISGHGVLVSIEVVLVAFILTKGVHGV